The following nucleotide sequence is from Zea mays cultivar B73 chromosome 1, Zm-B73-REFERENCE-NAM-5.0, whole genome shotgun sequence.
AAGTTTAACAAATGGGAGAAGATCTAAAAGGATAATGACAATTAGACAAATCCAAAACATTTTATGCTGTTTTGAATTTCATATTATAAGAatcaattacatttgtaccttggaTCTTACAGAACAAGATATGAAGGTAGAAACAGAATAGCTTTGGAGTCTGAGCGATTAGTTTCTCTCTCGAGCCTCCAAAAGCGCCCTTATGCATGGCACTATGCTCCTATTTATAGTGGTGAGATACAAATTCGTATGAATTTATAAATATATCCATAAATTCTATACATATGAGCTACAAACCTTGTGAGGCTAATGTCGACTTTTTCTCTCTTATACCGCGTCAACCAATCTTCTAGAACATTCATGTCCCCTTCTGTTTAGTGTGTTGGCGCTTCGGAGACGAAGCTTCTTCTCACCTTCGTCCCTGATCATCAGTCAATCTACCAACATTGAAGTTTTTAGCTCCTCACTTATTTGTTAGCGCGGACAAAGGTCGAGTTTGCTACTTGTTGACAATATCAGGAGCATGTTTAACTGTTAGCATAATGTTTCAAAGACCTTCGGTTACGAAGGCCTCCAACATTTAGTTTAACTAGTAAATTTGTAAAAAAAGAAACATAAGCAACACTTATATCTTAAAATAAGTTTATTATAAAAGAAAAGATTTAAAGATCTATCTTATGTTACCAATTATGGACTATAATTGTAATTCTTTTAGTTAAAGTAAACATGACTAATCCTTTAAAAAGTCAGAACGTCAACTATTTTAAGGCGGAGGAGGAATATCTTGTTTCAGGTCATGGCGCCCTGGGAAACTTTACATGGTTCGAAAAACCCCAAATAGTCAGATACATAATTCagagtttttcttttcttttttaagATCAGAATTCAGGCCATCTGATTGACTAGCTGAGTGCCCGTGCATTGTAAcgagaatatataataccagtatactacgataacttatatacaaaatacgtgttataccgttatgagaaaatgtttcagaattattttgtgattctggccatacataaattttgtttttTTAATCTATCTATTTTACCACTATATTTCAACCATCAGTATAatacagacttcgatatatgccacgatttgcatggtctcatcattggacagCACGTTCCACGCATgccggaagaaattccctcgtacatcgttagtcattagacacgcaccaccatatgcttttgcttaaacaaaaaggcaagtgtgtgtttgcgaagagaattaaaggcgggtcgacacaaaagctaccccaacggtggcgaggatgacaaactggtcattgttgtcggtcctcctctgcgtcacctccagCGCCAAGATGACGCAACAATCCTCCATATTGTAGACGTCGAACATGCGCGACAtgccgagtaccgatgactcttgggtgGGCtggcaaacgaagtgcaccccgggctcatcagcgaggtagtacccctgttcgttgcaccaccggatgcgttACTcgtctacatacatcatgtttaaggacactcacacaacgttagcaacgacggtcgtcacagcgcacaagaattcatggccggtcagtagcgacttacgtggcaggttgggctttagGTGCACGATGAGCTGGAtagcgtgatggcgtcgtcgtcagaTGCGGTGCTCAGAACacccgagagtcgtcgatgttggcgatgaccatgaggtccccctactTAACGATGGACAACGCGGGGCAGCCGCTCTGCACTGCGTCCAAgtggcggctgcgccggagcttgtcgtacacagcggcaCATGCGatcacgtaggactgcttctagaggttgaactggcagtcgccaagcttttTCTCGTTGTCGATGAGCGATGCCAACGCGAGTGGctcctgctaatggtgtttgttctGGGTTTTTAAGTAAGAAATATGGATTCATGTTTGGcattggtttataaaaatgactcacaagtcagatctatGGAAAAATATTATcaagaataaatgtcacgcatgcaaaaaaggaatttaagttgaaaacattatttaaacaaaagaaattgcatgcaaggctcttctttaaatattactccctccatccaaaaatataattcaagaatctcggtgatacttatctactactacgcatttgcAAGGGGAGAAGGTGGGCTTGGGGAGAGAtatagtagatgtgtttcctgttatagatgtagacataaacatatatatggtgtagcggtagctactGCTTGCATTTGTTTGAGAGGTCGCGAGTTTGAATCCCTTAGGGTCATTtgtgttttttttaattttagctatacGTGGGTTGTACagggggaatgagaatgagctTTACGGAGAGGGGAATAGGAAAGATAGAACAAGGAATGACAATGACAGAATATAGAATAGTGGCAAAATATGAGAATGAGCTGTGCAGGGAGGAAGAACAAACTACTTTtgtagccttaataagtagtagagatttagcGTTTCACGGGAAAGCAGTTAATTGGATGGGGTGGGGTTAAATCAACTGTACCCAGTCCCAGGCGTTCGCGACAAGTCGACCAGCTTTTAGGGCATGTACAATGAGTGTCTTAAGTTGTGTCTTAGAGTGTGTCTAGGGGGGTGAATGTAAAAAAACTCAAGACAtgtatcttgacgaagacacagtgTCTTAGCTCTATGTTCGAGACAAGAGGCTAgctgattggtcactttaatttattgaatgtTCTGATTGGTACAATGAATATGGTAAGACACACGTTTTAGACACGACCACTGTATTATGTTGTGTTTTAGCTGTGTCTTATATTTGGAGTACCGTGCAGCCGTAtctgggttgtacatgcccttagagGTCATTCGTTTCATCTACGTCTTCTTGAAAATGCTATTCGTACTTCAACACACATGTTCGGACACCAATAAGCATCACCCTCTTCTCAACAGCATGTGCATTTTAAGTCAACTTGCATTTTCGCCGGCTTAAGCCTATTTATATTTACTACAGCTAGTGGAGGTTGCACTAGCTCAAGCAGCCTATGCCACATTTGCACTCAAGCAAGTGAGCAGCTCCCCCGCCCTCCAGCAACATGGAGACGGCCAACGTTGTCATCCTCTCGTTCTTCATCTTTGCAATCCACCGCCTCTTCAACCGCCTCCATAGCAGGagcacgaagatgaagccgctgcCACCGGGCCCTCTAGCCATACCGGTCCTCGGCCACCTATACCTCCTCCTCGAGAAGAATATTCACCACATGTTCACGCGCCTCGCCGCGCGCTACGGGCCCGTGCTCTACCTCCGCCTCGGCTCACGTAACGCCGTGATCGTGTCCTCTGTCGACTGCGCCAGGGAGTGCTTCACGGAGCACGACGTGACCTTCGCGAACCGCCCGACCTTCCCCACGCTGCATCTCATGACCTACGGGGGCACCACGGTCGGCACCTGCGCCTACGGCCCGTACTGGCGCCACATCCGCCGCGTCATCACGGTGCACCTCCTGTCCGCTCTCCGGGTGAGGTCCATGGTCCCCGCCATCGAAGCAGAGGTGCGCGCCATGGCGCGGAGCATGTACCGTGCGGCCGCGGCCGCTCCATGCGGCACCGGCGCCGCGAAGGTGGAGCTGAGGGGGAGGCTGTTCGAGGTCGCGCTCAGCGCCCTCATGGAAACCGTCGCGCAGAGCAAGACATCCCGCTCTTCCATGGGCGGTGCCGCGGACACGGGCATGTCACCGGAGGCCCAAGAGTTCAAGGAGTCCATGGACGTTATGGTTCCGCTCCTCGGCACGGCCAACATGTGGGACTTCCTGCCCGTGCTACAGAGGTTCGACGTGTTCGGCGTGAAGAACAAGATGGCGGCCGCTGTGAGCGGCAGGGACGCGTTCTTCCGGCGGCTCATTGACGAGGAGCGGCGGAGGCTGGACGACGGCGTCGAGAGCGAGAACAAAAGTATGATGGCTGTGCTGCTCACTCTGCAGAAGTCAGAACCGGAGAATTACAGTGATGACATGATCATGTCTCTGTGCTTCGTAAGTTGTCCTTGTCCCTTAGTTTCTACGTACTATTAGGACGACGATTCTCTCTCTCACACGTCAAGGCGTCAAGCATAGACAATTTTTTTTTCGCTCGTTGCTGAACATGTCGACGCCGCAGTCGTACGTGATGACCACGACATCGCTCGCTAAGAAGATCTTCtgcatctttgatatatattgcaGTCCATGTTCTCTGCGGGAACGGAAACCACTGCGACCACGGCGGAATGGGCGATGTCGCTGCTCCTGAACAACCCCGAGGTCCTGAAGAAGGCGCAGGGGGAAATCGACGCGCACGTGGGGAATTCCCGCCTGCTAGGCGCCGACGACATGCCGCACCTCCCCTACCTCCAGTGCGTCCTCACCGAGACGCTCCGGCTGTACCCGGTTTTCCCGATGCTGATCGCGCACGAGTCCACCGCAGACTGCAAGGTCGGCGGCCACCACGTGCCAAGCGGCACGATGCTGCTCACCAACGCATA
It contains:
- the LOC103644033 gene encoding cytochrome P450 81Q32, translating into METANVVILSFFIFAIHRLFNRLHSRSTKMKPLPPGPLAIPVLGHLYLLLEKNIHHMFTRLAARYGPVLYLRLGSRNAVIVSSVDCARECFTEHDVTFANRPTFPTLHLMTYGGTTVGTCAYGPYWRHIRRVITVHLLSALRVRSMVPAIEAEVRAMARSMYRAAAAAPCGTGAAKVELRGRLFEVALSALMETVAQSKTSRSSMGGAADTGMSPEAQEFKESMDVMVPLLGTANMWDFLPVLQRFDVFGVKNKMAAAVSGRDAFFRRLIDEERRRLDDGVESENKSMMAVLLTLQKSEPENYSDDMIMSLCFSMFSAGTETTATTAEWAMSLLLNNPEVLKKAQGEIDAHVGNSRLLGADDMPHLPYLQCVLTETLRLYPVFPMLIAHESTADCKVGGHHVPSGTMLLTNAYAIHRDPAAWTEPDAFRPERFEDGSAEGKLLIPFGMGRRKCPGETMALRTLGLVLGTLIQCFDWATVGGVPKVDMTEASGLTLPRAVPLEAMCKPRQAMLDVLQKL